One Cucumis melo cultivar AY chromosome 8, USDA_Cmelo_AY_1.0, whole genome shotgun sequence genomic window, TGAAGATAAATATAGAGATATATGATATTTACACTAACTTAATTATAAAGAtactttaaaaataaataaataaaacatttcTAGAATTGTTAGTGTTGCTTTTGTTTCAAGAGTTACACGTATTGAAAAGATACTATATGCTAAAAATCATATTACAAAGGCAAGTTCAAATCAATATAAACTGTACCCCAAATATTATTTCAAATGACGTGTGTAAGAAAAGAAGACTGCAGTATAGTGCCTCAGCAGCCTAAGCAGATTTATTCTATAATTTGCCTTTTTCAGTATCTGATCTTCACTTCAATAGTGGGCGAGGACGAAGCCAAAAGTGCGGATGAAATGTGGTCATCTCTATGAGAATCTAAACAAACTCATTCAACAGAGATGATTTCTTACATCTCCCTTGAATGTGTAAACCTTAACTGAAAAAACGATTgcttttgtttccttttcaatATTAATTAGTTGcttaataatagaatttatagaAGAATACTCATATTCTACAAGCTGGATCAGAAGAGAGGCTCTTAAACCAGAATGAATCGCCAACGACAGTTACATTGCCGTCATCGTTCCTGTGCCATGTCCAGAGTGCATGTGTCTCATTCAACACCTCAAACCGTCCATGTCCAAAACTTGCCTGCCTGAATAATGAAATCGTTGGCTTCGGGTCGATATACCTGCATAAGATTAAACTTTTGAGTCTAGTAGTAGTTTAACACACAGTATCTAAATAAAGTGTTGTATGTTTGAACTCTCGTAATGTTTTATATTGAAAATCAAGTTTGAAGTATTACTTGCTTGCAAGGCCTTCACGGTTGCCCCCGTCGCCGATTGTGATATATATTGGTGCACAATTGTTTGCTTCCCCATTATAAACACGAGTCTGCAATAATAAAATGATTGAAAAGGATTATTCAGGTTATTAAGGAAAGATATATCAACTTTGCTTTAAACGTAAATAAAAATGATCTGATTGTTAGAGAAACATACGAAGCGCTCATAAGCATGAACATGCCCAGAAAACACCACGTCTACACGAGCTTGATAGAGCAGATCTTCCATGGCTGCCTTCATGTCAACAGACTCTTTCTCTCCCTGGTGAGCAGTGTTGGAGTTATACCATGGAGCATGAAGAAGCACCACAATCCATGGGGTCGTTGCGCGATCAACCTTCTTTAAGTCCGCTACGAGCCATTCATACTGAGCTGAACTCTTGTCGAAATCGGTATAGGATCCCAACATGATAACGTGCACACCAGCCGTGTTGAATGAATAGTATAGGTTGGAATTTGATGAGCTCTCTTCGAAAGGCATGTGCCATCTTGCATTGTATGCTGTGAAAGGGTGGGAATGAATCACTGGTATGCGCTCTACTTCATGGTTGCCATTAGTGACCATCCATGGCCTTTGGCTGGCCAGTGGCTCGACAAGCCTGCCAAACGAGTCCCATAGAGACTGAATGAAATCAGCATACGACAAGTCACCGGGAAGTATGAGCACATCATAGTCTGATTTCGCTACATTTTCGAGAGTTGTTTTGGTCCATTCTGTCTGCCCAAGATCACCTATAACAAAACATTAATCATACGATTAACACAAGGCTTAATTTCTAGAGATTTTCTTACAAATGACTCAATCCTAGCGACGTTAATGCAGAATGACCCAACCCTAGAAAATGAATGAAAAACCAAACGTCTGCTTACTTCATAAATGCATTCATTATCGTGCTAGAGATGTCTCACCCATTGCAAGATGATCGAAGCTCTAACGCGATATTCATTTTTAATCACCGGTCGGCCAAATGTTGACTTTAAAAAATCTCAATCGAAATGATATTGCATTAGACTTTCAATTATTTCGCGATGGATGGGTCATACATAACATTAGCGCTCTATAATGTCAACAAAAGGTCAATTTTCATACGTTTTTTAGAATGAGTCATTCTGCATAAACGCCTCCAGAATTGGGTCATTTGTACACAAACTTCTAATTTCTAAACCTATCAAATAACATAATTTGCAAACGTAAAGGAACTTATCAGCATAACAGAAACAGCCGAACTAACAAAAACTTGTATAATATCCAAAGCCATTAAGAAGTTTCCCTTGTGTAGCAGAAGTTTCTTTCTTTACATACCAATGACCACAAATTTGATGGGGAGCTGAGCAGGTGGGGTTTTTAAACTGAAATTCCGGGCCGAGTTCGAGCTGCACCTATAGTAATAAGTGGTGTTGGGATCGAGAGGACCAATGGTTACATCATGAATATTACCAGATTCATAAAATGCATATTTGTACGAGGAGGTAGTTCCATTTACAAGATTGGTGTAAACTCCAGGAGATGTGCCATATTCCACCACAGCCGCTGCAGAGTCCTCTGTTATCCATGTTATCCTCATTTTATCAACACCAACAAGAGATATATGAACCTGAAATGTTTTTTAAGATTACTTTGTTATGTAAGGTTCTggttttcgtattattttggcAAGATTTTGCAATCACAATAGTAATG contains:
- the LOC103500892 gene encoding probable purple acid phosphatase 20, coding for MADSHRKTPSFPPALTIALALAIVAFASLFSAVSSYHRPPPRRNLFVPRRRDLDSDSPEQVHISLVGVDKMRITWITEDSAAAVVEYGTSPGVYTNLVNGTTSSYKYAFYESGNIHDVTIGPLDPNTTYYYRCSSNSARNFSLKTPPAQLPIKFVVIGDLGQTEWTKTTLENVAKSDYDVLILPGDLSYADFIQSLWDSFGRLVEPLASQRPWMVTNGNHEVERIPVIHSHPFTAYNARWHMPFEESSSNSNLYYSFNTAGVHVIMLGSYTDFDKSSAQYEWLVADLKKVDRATTPWIVVLLHAPWYNSNTAHQGEKESVDMKAAMEDLLYQARVDVVFSGHVHAYERFTRVYNGEANNCAPIYITIGDGGNREGLASKYIDPKPTISLFRQASFGHGRFEVLNETHALWTWHRNDDGNVTVVGDSFWFKSLSSDPACRI